Proteins encoded by one window of Sulfurospirillum barnesii SES-3:
- a CDS encoding NCS2 family permease, translating into MDFFKLKEHGTNVKTEVTAGFTIFLTMMYIVPVNAIIMSKTGMPMDALITATALITILSTVLNGLWANTPIAMSVGMGLNAYFTFGLVLGMKVPWQTALGVVFLSGLLFVILSFTQFRVWIMKSVPQDLRRAISAGIGTFIAFIGLKSMGMIVANPAVLVGVGNFKDPNVLLGVLGLILVFALYSWKLKGAFILAVFFTSIVGWVFGIGAYPTEFFSMPSSISPIFMQLDIVSAFSLALLPVIITFLITDLFDSIGTLAGVGYRAGIFKDDGKELQKTLEVDAAATVAGTLFGLSTTTAFVESASGVEEGGRTGLTAVATGLFFILTLFMMPLFKAIPENAIYPVLVMVGVLMFSELSHVNFKDTAIAVSTFLIVVMMPLTFSITNGLAFGLISYLVIKLIKKEYKDINIGIVFLAAISLIVFIVQEGH; encoded by the coding sequence TTGGACTTTTTTAAACTGAAAGAACACGGTACCAACGTGAAAACGGAAGTAACCGCTGGGTTTACCATCTTCTTAACGATGATGTACATTGTGCCTGTAAATGCGATTATTATGAGCAAAACAGGCATGCCTATGGATGCGCTCATTACTGCAACGGCGCTCATTACAATTTTATCAACGGTTTTAAACGGGCTTTGGGCAAACACGCCTATTGCTATGAGTGTGGGCATGGGGCTTAATGCTTACTTTACCTTTGGATTGGTTTTGGGAATGAAAGTGCCATGGCAGACTGCTTTGGGTGTTGTTTTTCTCTCAGGTCTTTTGTTTGTCATTCTCTCTTTTACACAATTTCGTGTGTGGATTATGAAAAGTGTTCCCCAAGATTTAAGACGAGCGATTAGTGCGGGTATTGGAACATTTATTGCCTTTATTGGATTAAAAAGTATGGGAATGATTGTAGCAAATCCTGCTGTATTAGTTGGGGTGGGAAATTTTAAAGATCCTAATGTTTTATTAGGTGTTTTAGGACTTATTTTGGTTTTCGCTTTGTACTCATGGAAGCTTAAAGGAGCGTTTATTTTAGCGGTATTTTTCACCTCTATTGTGGGATGGGTTTTTGGTATCGGGGCGTATCCAACAGAATTTTTCTCAATGCCTTCCTCTATCTCACCTATTTTTATGCAACTTGATATTGTCTCTGCTTTTTCATTAGCGCTTTTACCTGTGATTATCACCTTCTTAATTACCGATTTGTTTGATTCCATTGGTACACTAGCAGGCGTTGGGTATCGTGCGGGTATTTTTAAAGACGATGGTAAAGAACTGCAAAAAACCTTAGAAGTCGATGCTGCTGCAACAGTCGCTGGTACTCTTTTTGGACTTTCAACAACGACAGCTTTTGTTGAAAGTGCGAGCGGTGTAGAAGAGGGTGGGCGTACTGGTTTAACGGCTGTGGCAACAGGACTCTTTTTTATCTTAACGCTGTTTATGATGCCTCTGTTTAAAGCCATTCCTGAAAATGCTATTTATCCTGTATTGGTTATGGTAGGGGTTTTGATGTTTAGTGAACTTTCCCATGTTAATTTTAAAGATACAGCGATTGCCGTTTCGACCTTTTTAATTGTGGTGATGATGCCCTTAACATTTTCGATTACGAATGGTTTAGCCTTTGGGCTTATCTCCTATTTGGTGATAAAATTGATTAAGAAAGAGTACAAAGATATTAATATTGGTATTGTATTTTTAGCAGCGATTAGTTTAATCGTATTTATCGTACAGGAAGGACATTAA
- the mqnE gene encoding aminofutalosine synthase MqnE: protein MTLIEKLENNERLSLEDGIALYDLDLFTLGQYANKRRRALHGNKVFFNVNRHINPTNICKDVCKFCAFSANRKNPNPYTMSHEEILSALENSLKHSAITEVHIVSAHNPATGLEWYLEVFSKIKERFPFLHVKALTAAEINFLATEYGLSFDEVIEKMIEHGVDSMPGGGAEIFDEAVREYICKGKVSSEEWLHIHELWHKRGKESNATMLFGHVEKREHRIDHMLRLRDLQDKTGGFNAFIPLVYQRDNNYLHVKDFLSSTEILKTFAISRLMLDNIDHIKAYWATSTINLALVAMEYGADDLDGTIEVESIQSAAGAKSAKGLGLQSILELIQTSGFTPVERDSLYNERKIY, encoded by the coding sequence ATGACACTGATTGAAAAACTAGAAAACAATGAAAGACTGAGCCTTGAAGATGGCATTGCGCTGTATGATTTAGACCTTTTTACACTGGGTCAGTACGCCAATAAAAGAAGACGTGCGCTTCATGGCAACAAAGTCTTTTTTAATGTCAATCGACATATTAACCCCACCAATATCTGCAAAGACGTCTGTAAATTTTGCGCCTTTTCTGCCAATCGAAAAAATCCCAATCCTTACACTATGAGCCACGAAGAGATTTTAAGTGCGCTGGAAAACTCACTCAAACACAGTGCTATTACCGAGGTACACATCGTCTCAGCACACAACCCTGCAACAGGTTTAGAGTGGTATTTGGAAGTTTTCTCAAAAATTAAAGAGCGTTTTCCCTTTTTACATGTAAAGGCACTGACCGCTGCGGAGATTAACTTTTTAGCAACAGAGTATGGGCTGAGTTTTGATGAGGTCATTGAGAAGATGATAGAACACGGTGTGGATTCGATGCCAGGAGGCGGTGCGGAGATTTTTGATGAAGCGGTGCGTGAGTATATCTGTAAGGGCAAAGTGAGCTCAGAAGAGTGGTTGCACATACATGAATTGTGGCATAAAAGAGGCAAAGAGTCGAATGCTACCATGCTTTTTGGACATGTGGAAAAACGTGAACATCGTATCGACCATATGCTCAGGCTTCGTGATTTGCAAGATAAAACGGGTGGTTTTAATGCATTTATTCCATTGGTGTATCAACGAGACAATAACTATTTACATGTAAAAGATTTTTTAAGTTCCACGGAGATTTTAAAAACGTTTGCAATTAGCCGTTTGATGTTGGATAATATCGACCATATTAAAGCATATTGGGCGACATCAACCATCAATTTAGCCCTTGTCGCCATGGAGTATGGTGCGGATGATTTGGATGGAACCATTGAAGTTGAATCCATCCAATCCGCAGCAGGAGCTAAGAGTGCAAAAGGGCTTGGGTTACAGAGTATTTTGGAGCTCATTCAAACCAGTGGTTTTACCCCTGTAGAGCGTGATAGCCTCTACAATGAACGCAAAATATATTAA
- the trpB gene encoding tryptophan synthase subunit beta → MVQKPYLRAFPNSKGYFGKFGGAFLPPELEEQFKKIEEAYLTIGNSHNFIRELRDIRKHYQGRPTPVYYAKRLSEYVGGARIYLKREDLNHTGAHKLNHCMGEALLAKYLGKKKLIAETGAGQHGVALATAAAYFGLECEIHMGEVDIAKEHPNVVRMRVLGAKVVPVSFGARTLKEAVDSAFEAYLKDPENSIYCIGSVVGPHPFPKMVRDFQSVVGIEAREQFLEMTGNLPDNLVACVGGGSNAMGLFSAFIEDSCEMYGVEPGGTGTKLGEHAASLTYGSEGILHGFNSIMLKNEAGEPAAVHSIASGLDYPSVGPEHAYLSTSGRTKVGIANDKETIQAFYDLSHYEGIIPALESAHAVAFAMKLAKEKPYESILVNLSGRGDKDIDFVVENYKPEDYL, encoded by the coding sequence ATGGTTCAAAAACCCTATTTAAGAGCATTTCCCAATAGTAAAGGCTATTTTGGAAAGTTTGGTGGAGCGTTCTTGCCACCCGAACTAGAAGAACAATTTAAAAAGATTGAAGAGGCGTATTTGACGATTGGTAATTCGCACAATTTTATCCGTGAACTGCGTGATATCCGCAAACACTATCAAGGCAGACCCACGCCTGTGTATTATGCCAAGCGTTTGAGTGAGTATGTGGGAGGTGCACGCATTTATCTTAAACGTGAAGATTTAAACCACACAGGAGCGCACAAGCTTAACCACTGTATGGGTGAAGCGCTTTTAGCCAAATATTTGGGTAAGAAAAAACTCATCGCTGAAACAGGAGCAGGGCAACACGGCGTGGCATTGGCAACGGCTGCGGCGTATTTTGGGCTAGAGTGTGAGATTCATATGGGTGAAGTGGACATCGCCAAAGAGCACCCCAATGTGGTGCGAATGAGAGTTTTGGGTGCGAAAGTCGTGCCTGTTAGTTTTGGAGCACGTACACTTAAAGAAGCAGTAGACTCAGCGTTTGAAGCGTATTTGAAAGACCCAGAAAATTCTATTTATTGTATCGGCTCCGTTGTAGGCCCTCATCCGTTTCCCAAAATGGTCAGGGATTTTCAAAGTGTTGTGGGCATTGAAGCCAGAGAGCAATTTTTGGAGATGACGGGTAACTTACCTGATAATCTCGTGGCATGTGTGGGTGGAGGAAGCAATGCAATGGGACTTTTCTCCGCTTTCATCGAAGATTCCTGCGAAATGTACGGCGTGGAACCTGGAGGTACTGGCACAAAACTAGGCGAACATGCGGCGAGCTTGACCTATGGAAGCGAGGGCATTTTGCATGGGTTTAACTCCATTATGCTCAAAAACGAAGCGGGTGAACCAGCCGCCGTTCACTCCATCGCCAGTGGACTAGACTACCCCTCTGTTGGGCCAGAACACGCTTATTTGAGTACTTCAGGACGCACGAAAGTTGGCATCGCCAATGATAAAGAGACCATTCAAGCCTTTTACGATTTGAGCCATTATGAGGGCATCATCCCAGCCTTAGAGAGTGCCCATGCAGTGGCATTTGCGATGAAGCTAGCCAAAGAAAAACCATACGAGTCTATTTTGGTGAATTTGAGCGGACGAGGCGATAAAGATATTGATTTTGTGGTGGAAAATTATAAGCCTGAGGATTATTTATAA
- a CDS encoding MFS transporter, giving the protein MLTLCSLYAAQPIQPLFENEFSLSRFEAVMFTTVIMLPLGFAPVFYGYILETFSTKRFLRNAVLLLGLLELLFGWSNTYPLLVGIRALQGLLIPAILTSLMSYIGFMAPKDRVQQSMGYYIGATILGGFFGRLFSGAMSDVFGWRPFFIVLGLALIVMYGALSFLSEEIKVDFVKPKLAQVIDVCKNKTFLTIFVLMFFIFFVFQALLNFLPFQLRTFSSDVSYGKVGMMYAGYIVGFIISIRILSIIRFFGNEVKTIGIGLLIYLLGLQLFHMNNYTIMFAGMFVVCAGFFIIHSVASGLISKLAQEKRAISSGLYLSFYYLGGTIGTFAPGVFFEYLGWNSFVILLSLFAGAMFFLLFNLHKSLS; this is encoded by the coding sequence ATGCTGACGCTGTGCTCTTTATATGCTGCCCAACCCATTCAACCCCTTTTTGAAAATGAATTTAGTCTAAGCCGTTTTGAAGCAGTTATGTTTACAACGGTAATCATGTTGCCACTAGGCTTTGCACCTGTTTTTTACGGTTATATTTTGGAGACATTTTCGACAAAGCGCTTTTTGAGAAATGCTGTTTTACTTTTGGGACTTTTAGAGCTTTTATTTGGATGGAGCAATACATATCCTCTTTTGGTAGGAATTCGAGCCTTGCAAGGGCTTTTGATTCCTGCGATTTTAACCTCCCTTATGAGCTACATTGGTTTTATGGCACCTAAAGATAGGGTTCAGCAATCCATGGGATATTATATTGGAGCGACGATTTTAGGGGGATTTTTTGGGCGCTTATTTTCAGGGGCGATGAGTGATGTTTTTGGTTGGCGACCCTTTTTTATTGTTTTGGGGTTAGCACTTATTGTGATGTATGGGGCTTTGAGCTTTTTAAGCGAGGAGATAAAGGTTGATTTTGTAAAGCCAAAATTAGCACAAGTCATTGATGTGTGCAAAAATAAAACCTTTTTAACCATTTTTGTTTTAATGTTTTTTATCTTTTTTGTTTTTCAAGCGTTGTTAAATTTTCTCCCTTTTCAGTTACGCACATTTAGTTCTGATGTCAGTTATGGAAAAGTTGGTATGATGTATGCAGGGTATATTGTAGGCTTTATCATTTCTATTCGTATTTTGTCGATTATTCGTTTTTTTGGTAATGAAGTGAAAACAATTGGGATTGGTTTATTGATTTATCTTTTAGGTTTGCAACTGTTTCATATGAACAACTATACGATTATGTTTGCAGGAATGTTTGTCGTGTGTGCTGGATTTTTTATTATTCATTCGGTTGCTTCAGGACTTATTAGTAAACTAGCACAGGAAAAACGTGCTATTTCCAGTGGCCTTTATCTTTCCTTTTATTATTTAGGAGGAACCATTGGTACTTTTGCCCCTGGCGTCTTTTTTGAATATTTGGGGTGGAATAGCTTTGTTATTTTGCTTTCACTCTTTGCTGGTGCTATGTTTTTTCTACTTTTTAACTTGCACAAGTCATTGTCATAG
- a CDS encoding DUF350 domain-containing protein, translated as MLLILNVLSYNMQKGYTMFIGAFFSFTLFFVTALGVLILFLFLYAKVTPYDDYEMIFTQNNTASALGFGGAIVGLCIPLYSALVNSISYGDFVIWAGIAMFVQLLFALIMTRLGGRFSVEKHMDNGDISVGILMAFISSAIGLLNAGSMSY; from the coding sequence ATGCTACTCATCTTAAATGTTCTTAGCTATAATATGCAAAAAGGCTACACCATGTTTATCGGCGCATTTTTCTCTTTTACCCTCTTTTTTGTAACCGCTTTAGGTGTTCTTATCCTGTTTCTCTTCTTGTATGCCAAAGTCACACCCTATGATGATTATGAGATGATTTTCACCCAAAACAACACCGCTTCTGCGTTAGGATTTGGTGGAGCCATTGTAGGTTTATGTATCCCTTTGTATAGCGCATTGGTCAATTCCATTTCTTACGGTGATTTTGTTATATGGGCAGGCATTGCCATGTTTGTTCAACTCCTTTTTGCACTCATTATGACACGCTTAGGTGGAAGATTTTCCGTGGAAAAGCATATGGACAATGGTGACATTTCAGTGGGGATTTTGATGGCATTTATCTCTAGTGCTATTGGACTTTTAAACGCAGGTTCGATGAGTTATTAA
- a CDS encoding HD domain-containing protein — MEIEEIIEDLIEKNASDFEISKVIKEHIKAYLSSLNEIFVENQGKDFLVKHAKKIDQFIMIIYKYTLRKYFGNYMPFANAIPVVLVGMGSYGREELCVYSDIDLMVVYKALPGYNIEPLIQSMLYLAWDAGMKLGHRTHKLEELLSASNQDLTIKTAMLESRFLCGSKLLWMETERELLKIQKGDKGDKKEIIRQIIAAHEARRAKHPMSMEPNIKEGVGGLRDAHTLFWMCKILFGSIRIKDRVPEIINEEEYKEFRSALEFLYRVRSALHLSAKKKQDILNLEYIPDVAKKLGFEDKILKNAHMQLSSRTFASMHTVDVTCKIFMRKLTASLFLYPPCLNALKKGRIEKGLYRVNNIVYASLKKPNPKLSLVLEQLQNFDDAAVRFDISYVHYIKNAIYPVHNTPKTYKQIRSLLFQPNVYTLFSLLYEASLLPQLIKPFRHILDLAQFDGYHKLPVDIHSLHTLYHLENIQEPFIKALFDDLCPEGRAMLKLVAFLHDSGKGRKDDHSEIGAKIFKAYATKLHFSEKAIEMGVLLIKYHTLMSNTAYREDIYSEKVVLSFISKLQNPQALKLLYILTYADMSAVNDNIYSGFIAKLLREFYHYSMEMFEKEELIDETTKRLRKENSLKKSPEFLALSKGLQKKILSIQSNFFFLKLKLPEILFIAKEADETLSDSYRYIINNEDHLSIQVIRAKAFNIGYLLGKLSYLDLVQMDIYKLFDNKKYFQIDFNEKVQESDIAYITELLENSFDMSKRATLKKPTILKGEITLDFEHSKSYALMQLKTKNQQGLMAYMMSIFDEYNIDIAMAKIQTIKNRTRNLLLIEKTVGLCNNKDSILDYFY; from the coding sequence ATGGAAATCGAAGAAATTATTGAAGATTTAATCGAAAAAAATGCCAGTGATTTTGAAATATCTAAAGTCATCAAAGAGCATATCAAAGCCTATTTAAGCTCTTTAAATGAGATTTTTGTGGAAAATCAAGGCAAAGATTTCTTAGTCAAACATGCTAAAAAAATTGACCAATTTATTATGATTATTTACAAATACACCCTACGCAAATACTTTGGTAACTATATGCCCTTTGCCAATGCCATTCCTGTGGTTTTAGTCGGCATGGGAAGCTATGGACGTGAGGAGTTATGCGTCTACTCCGACATTGACCTTATGGTCGTTTACAAAGCACTTCCTGGCTACAACATAGAACCCCTCATCCAATCCATGCTCTATTTGGCGTGGGATGCAGGGATGAAACTGGGGCATCGCACCCATAAACTTGAAGAACTGCTAAGTGCTAGCAATCAAGACCTTACCATTAAAACTGCCATGTTAGAGTCTCGCTTTTTATGCGGTTCAAAGCTTTTATGGATGGAAACAGAGCGTGAGTTACTGAAAATTCAAAAAGGCGACAAAGGGGATAAAAAAGAGATTATCAGGCAAATTATTGCGGCGCATGAAGCACGCAGAGCAAAACATCCTATGAGTATGGAGCCCAATATTAAAGAAGGCGTAGGAGGGCTTAGAGATGCGCATACGCTCTTTTGGATGTGTAAGATTCTATTTGGAAGCATCCGCATTAAAGACCGTGTACCTGAAATTATCAATGAAGAGGAGTATAAAGAGTTTCGCAGTGCATTAGAATTTCTTTACCGTGTACGCTCTGCATTGCATTTAAGTGCGAAGAAGAAACAAGATATTTTAAACCTCGAATACATCCCTGATGTCGCAAAAAAACTAGGCTTTGAAGATAAAATATTGAAAAATGCCCATATGCAACTCTCCTCTCGTACGTTTGCCTCCATGCACACCGTGGATGTTACATGTAAAATTTTTATGCGCAAACTTACCGCCTCACTGTTTTTATATCCACCTTGTCTCAATGCGCTTAAAAAAGGGCGTATTGAAAAAGGTCTCTACCGTGTCAATAATATTGTATATGCGTCTTTGAAAAAACCCAACCCTAAACTTTCACTGGTATTAGAGCAACTTCAGAACTTTGATGATGCTGCGGTGCGTTTTGATATTAGCTATGTGCATTACATCAAAAATGCTATCTATCCAGTGCACAATACCCCAAAAACCTATAAACAAATACGCTCTCTTCTCTTTCAACCCAATGTCTACACCCTCTTTAGCCTGCTTTATGAGGCCTCTCTTTTACCACAACTCATTAAGCCTTTTCGCCATATTTTAGACCTCGCTCAATTTGATGGCTACCATAAATTGCCTGTGGATATTCACTCTTTACATACCCTCTACCATTTGGAAAATATACAAGAGCCTTTTATTAAAGCGCTTTTTGATGACCTCTGCCCAGAAGGACGTGCCATGCTAAAACTGGTTGCCTTCTTGCATGACAGTGGGAAAGGCAGAAAAGATGACCACAGTGAAATAGGCGCAAAGATTTTTAAAGCCTACGCTACCAAATTGCATTTCTCTGAAAAAGCCATTGAAATGGGCGTTTTACTGATTAAGTACCATACGCTTATGAGCAATACAGCCTATCGTGAAGATATTTACAGTGAAAAAGTGGTCCTCTCCTTTATCTCAAAATTGCAAAATCCTCAAGCGCTCAAACTGCTCTACATTCTCACCTATGCGGATATGAGTGCGGTCAATGACAATATTTATTCGGGTTTTATTGCTAAATTATTGCGAGAATTTTACCACTACAGTATGGAGATGTTTGAAAAAGAAGAGCTCATTGATGAGACAACCAAACGCTTACGCAAAGAGAATAGTCTTAAAAAAAGTCCCGAATTTTTAGCACTTTCAAAAGGTTTGCAGAAAAAAATTCTCTCCATTCAGTCTAATTTTTTCTTTCTCAAGCTCAAACTTCCTGAGATTCTTTTTATTGCCAAAGAAGCCGATGAGACATTAAGCGATTCATACCGCTATATCATCAACAATGAAGACCATTTAAGCATTCAAGTGATTCGTGCTAAAGCGTTTAATATTGGCTACCTTCTAGGAAAGCTCTCTTACTTAGACCTTGTTCAAATGGATATTTATAAACTTTTTGACAACAAAAAATACTTCCAAATTGACTTTAATGAAAAGGTGCAAGAGAGTGACATTGCTTATATTACAGAACTGCTAGAAAACTCCTTTGATATGAGTAAACGAGCCACACTCAAAAAACCTACCATTTTAAAAGGAGAAATCACCCTAGACTTTGAACACTCAAAATCTTATGCCTTAATGCAACTTAAAACGAAAAATCAGCAAGGATTGATGGCCTACATGATGAGTATTTTTGATGAATATAACATTGATATTGCGATGGCAAAGATTCAGACCATTAAAAACAGAACTCGTAACCTTCTTTTAATCGAAAAAACAGTGGGCTTATGTAACAATAAAGACAGTATTTTAGATTATTTTTATTAA
- the glmS gene encoding glutamine--fructose-6-phosphate transaminase (isomerizing) produces MCGIVGYIGKKEKRDFLIDGLKELEYRGYDSAGIAVLKDGEITSFKATGKLSNLDHKVENFSSTGFGVGIGHTRWATHGKPTEANAHPHWGQFSYIIHNGIIENYKEIKDELLKDGITFLSQTDTEVAVHLFEKNVRELGDCFKAFEKTIASLHGAYAILLITKKEPDVIFFAKNAVPLLLGKSSEGEVYFSSSDAPLIGLAKEVVYLEDAQYGWAKNQDITLLKEHVQQQLDFKPLIHDKLSAQKDGYRYFMEKEIYEQSVVVGETLMGRIKENRVILDELCGFDFSRIDAIKICACGTSYHAALSASYMFERLSKIRCNVEIASEFRYKEPLLDPKTLFIVISQSGETADTLEALKMAKKSGMPTLAICNVDNSSIVRTADATILTRAGIEKGVASTKAFATQVVTLWLLSLFVGTAKNTLDEEILKSEIRALLHIPLVLKVNEAKHEKIRRLSKRYLHGHGFFFIGRDVFYPLALEGALKLKEISYLHAEGYPAGEMKHGPIALADSELFTIALMPKNLLYDKMKSNVEELGARDSTLLVISPEPFELADDFIKTQAHSHMMGEFFEMMLMTQLLALEISIRLGNDVDMPRNLAKSVTVE; encoded by the coding sequence ATGTGTGGAATTGTTGGCTATATCGGGAAAAAAGAAAAACGTGATTTTCTCATTGATGGGCTTAAAGAGCTTGAATATCGAGGGTATGACTCAGCAGGTATTGCTGTACTAAAAGATGGCGAAATCACCTCTTTTAAAGCCACAGGTAAGCTCTCCAATTTAGACCACAAGGTTGAAAATTTTAGCTCTACAGGTTTTGGTGTTGGCATTGGGCACACACGGTGGGCAACACACGGTAAACCCACAGAAGCAAATGCGCATCCACATTGGGGGCAATTTTCTTATATTATTCACAACGGAATTATTGAAAATTACAAAGAGATTAAAGACGAACTTCTCAAAGATGGCATCACATTTTTAAGCCAAACCGATACCGAAGTTGCCGTGCATCTTTTTGAAAAAAATGTAAGAGAATTGGGAGATTGTTTTAAAGCGTTTGAAAAAACCATTGCCTCCTTGCATGGGGCATATGCCATTTTACTGATTACCAAAAAAGAGCCCGATGTTATCTTCTTTGCAAAAAATGCCGTTCCTTTACTGCTTGGAAAGAGCAGTGAGGGTGAGGTCTATTTTAGCTCTTCAGACGCACCCCTTATTGGTTTAGCAAAAGAGGTGGTTTACCTAGAAGATGCTCAGTACGGTTGGGCAAAGAATCAAGACATCACCCTTTTAAAAGAGCATGTTCAACAACAGCTTGATTTCAAACCCCTTATCCACGATAAACTCTCAGCCCAAAAAGATGGGTACCGTTATTTTATGGAAAAAGAGATTTACGAGCAGTCCGTGGTGGTTGGTGAAACTTTAATGGGGCGCATTAAAGAAAATAGAGTTATTTTGGATGAACTGTGTGGTTTTGATTTTAGCAGAATCGATGCGATTAAAATTTGTGCGTGTGGTACCAGCTACCATGCCGCTTTGAGTGCATCTTATATGTTTGAACGCCTCTCAAAAATTCGCTGTAATGTTGAAATTGCCAGTGAATTTCGCTACAAAGAGCCTTTGTTAGATCCAAAAACCCTTTTTATTGTTATCTCACAAAGTGGTGAAACCGCCGATACCCTTGAAGCCTTAAAAATGGCAAAAAAAAGCGGTATGCCAACCCTTGCGATTTGCAACGTCGATAACTCTTCTATCGTACGAACCGCTGATGCAACCATTTTAACACGTGCAGGCATTGAAAAAGGGGTGGCAAGTACGAAAGCGTTTGCCACACAAGTGGTCACCTTGTGGCTTTTAAGCCTTTTTGTAGGAACAGCTAAAAACACCCTTGATGAAGAGATTCTTAAAAGTGAAATTCGAGCCCTTTTACATATTCCTTTGGTTTTAAAAGTAAATGAAGCCAAACATGAAAAAATTCGCCGCCTCTCCAAACGCTATTTACATGGGCATGGTTTCTTCTTTATTGGCCGTGATGTTTTTTATCCTCTTGCCCTTGAAGGAGCATTGAAGCTTAAAGAGATTAGCTATTTACACGCAGAGGGCTACCCTGCAGGAGAGATGAAACACGGTCCCATTGCCCTTGCTGATAGCGAACTTTTCACTATTGCGCTCATGCCAAAAAATCTTTTATATGACAAAATGAAAAGCAATGTTGAGGAGCTAGGGGCTAGAGATTCAACACTCTTAGTGATTAGTCCAGAGCCTTTTGAATTAGCCGATGATTTTATTAAGACACAAGCGCATTCACATATGATGGGTGAATTTTTTGAGATGATGCTTATGACCCAATTACTAGCACTTGAAATTTCCATTCGTTTAGGTAACGATGTCGATATGCCACGCAATCTTGCCAAAAGCGTGACGGTAGAGTAA
- a CDS encoding phosphoribosyltransferase, translated as MRYYSYEEFKVDVNHLAKEIKPYAPDVILAVARGGMTLGHFLSEALEMRALYSINSIHYEETHKLDTINIFNIPDLSKAKRVVIVDDIIDSGETMIEIKRVLGEKYPDVELKVASVFYKEKALVRPDFAAREATEWIEFFWDFQIDKYK; from the coding sequence TTGCGTTATTACAGTTATGAAGAATTTAAAGTTGATGTAAATCATTTAGCCAAGGAAATCAAGCCTTATGCGCCTGATGTTATTTTAGCGGTAGCCCGTGGAGGTATGACTTTAGGGCATTTCCTCTCAGAAGCGTTGGAGATGAGAGCTCTTTATTCTATCAACTCCATTCATTATGAAGAGACGCATAAGCTTGATACGATTAATATTTTTAATATTCCTGATCTTAGTAAAGCTAAACGTGTGGTAATTGTGGATGATATTATTGACAGTGGTGAAACGATGATTGAGATTAAACGTGTGTTGGGCGAAAAATACCCTGATGTTGAGCTCAAAGTTGCTTCGGTTTTTTATAAAGAAAAAGCACTTGTACGTCCTGATTTTGCTGCTCGTGAGGCAACAGAGTGGATTGAGTTTTTCTGGGATTTCCAGATTGATAAGTACAAATAA